From the Candidatus Microthrix subdominans genome, the window CTTCAAGATTGCGCTCGTCCGCCTTGACGAGGCGCTCGAGGAGCGGGGCGGCACGTCACGGCTGATCCTCCAGGTGCACGACGAGGTGGTGCTCGAGGTGCCGCCGGCCGACGAGGTCGAGATGAGCGAGGTGGTGCTCGACGCCATGTCCGGGGCCTTCGACCTGGCCGTCCCCCTCGAGGTCAACCTGGCCTTCGGCGACACCTGGGCCGGCGCCAAGTCCTAATCACCGCCAATTCCCGGAACTCGGGAGTGCACACCGCCGTCTGAGCGCGTTCCGGACTCCCGAGTTCGGTTGGAAGGGGCAGTGCCGGTTGATGAAGACCTGCGGTCACAGTTGATGAGGTAGGCCCCGGACCTTCGGTGGTATTCTTTGCGGTCCGTCTATCCATCAACCCCAAGGCTGTATTTCGTGTCCGACCCGACCCCGACCCCCTCCGAGACCTCCGCTACCAGCGAGGTTTCGGAGGCCAGTGCCGACGCAACCGCGTCGGCGGCCACCGCTACCCAGGAAGCTTCTGACGAATTCGTCTCAGCGGTAGGCCCCCCCAGCGGCATCCGCGACGCCGACGACCCGATCGTGCTCGACGACGTTGGCGATGCCCTCGACGAGATGTACGGCTCCTCGATGGTGGAAGTCGAAGACGGCATGATGGTCACCGGGTCGGTCGTTCGCATCGACCGCGACGAGGTCCTCCTCGACATCGGCTACAAGTCCGAAGGCGTCATCCCCGTCAACGAGTTGTCGATCCGTAACGACATCGACCCCTCCGAGGTCGTGTCGCCGGGTGAGCAGATCGAAGCCCTCGTCGTCCAGAAGGAAGACAAGGACGGCCGCCTGATCCTGTCCAAGAAGCGTGCCCAGTACGAGCGCGCTTGGGGCACGATCGAAGAGATCAAGGAAGGCTCCGGCGTCGTCACCGGCCCGGTCATCGAGGTCGTCAAGGGCGGCCTGATCATCGACATCGGCCTGCGCGGCTTCCTGCCCGCATCGCTGGTCGAGCTGCGCCGGGTGCGCGACCTGGCCCCGTACCTCGGGCGTGACCTCGAGGCGAAGATCATCGAGCTCGACCGCAACCGCAACAACGTGGTGCTGTCCCGCCGTGCCTACCTGGAAGAGACCCAGAAGGAACAGCGCGACGAGTTCCTGGCCAACCTGGCCCCGGGCGAGCGCCGCAAGGGCGTCGTGTCCTCGGTGGTCAACTTCGGTGCGTTCGTCGACCTGGGCGGTATGGACGGGCTGATCCACGTGTCCGAGCTGTCCTGGAAGCACGTCGATCACCCCAGCTCCGTCGTCACCGTCGGCGACGAGGTGGACGTCGAGGTGTTGGAGGTCGACACCGACCGCGAGCGCATCTCGCTGTCGCTCAAGGCCACCCAGCAGGATCCGTGGCAGGAGTTCGCTTCCGCCCACCAGGTTGGGGAGCTGGTCTACGGCCGGGTCACCAAGCTGGTGCCGTTCGGTTCGTTCGTCCAGGTGGGCGAGGGCATCGAGGGCCTGGTGCACATCTCCGAGATGTCCCAGCATCACGTCGACCTGCCCGAGCAGGTCGTCACCCCCGGCGAGGAGCTGTGGGTGAAGATCATCGATCTCGACCTGCAGCGTCGCCGGATCAGCCTGTCGATCAAGCAGGCCGCCGAGGGTGGCATCGTGGCCGCCGAGTACCAGGAGCACTTCGGCGAGCACGCCTACGACGATGAGGGCAACTACATCGGTTCGGGCATCGAGGGCGAAGGCCCCAGCGAGGCTGAGGAGGCCTGGACGGCCTACTACGCCGAGCAGGGCGACGCTCCGGCTCCCGAGGGCGACGAGCCCGCAGCGGCCGAGGGTGACGAAGCTCCGGCCGAAGAGCCGGCAGCAGAGCCGGCTCCGGAAGCCTGATCCACGGCGGGGCCTCACCCTGCCGATCGAAAGTCCATGACTGTGGGGAGGACCGATTTGGTCCTCCCCACAGTCGCGTCCGGGAGCGCTGGGGGCGGGTGCTGAGCGCCGACCGCTATCGGCGGCGGTTGCCTCGATGGGCATGGCGTTCGATCGCCAGGCGCACCAGCTCGTCGATCAGCTCGGTGTACGGCACGCCGCTTGCTTCCCACAGGCGCGGGTACATCGACGCCGGGGTGAAGCCGGGCATCGTGTTCATCTCGTTGAGCAGCAGGCCGCGGCCGGGCGACTCGTAGAAGAAGTCCACCCGTCCCAGGTCGGCGCCGCGCAGCGCCCGGTAGGCGACCAGCGCCAGGCGTTGGGCCTCCTCGATCGCCTCGGCGGGCAGCTCCGCCGGGATCACCAGCTCGGCCGAGCCGGTGACGTACTTGTCCTCGTAGTCGTAAAACTCGGCGCCGGAGACGATCTCGCCGGGCAGCGACACCCGGGGCTCCTCGTTGCCGAGGACACCCAGCTCGATCTCCCGGCCGTTCACGGCCTCCTCGAGCACGATGTACTCGTCGTGCTCAAGCGCCACGGCGACGGCGGTGGCCAGGTCGTCGGCGTTCGTCGCCTTGGAGATGCCGACCGAGCTGCCCAGGTTGGCCGGTTTGACGAAGATCGGCAGGCCCAGCCGCTCGACCGCCGAGGCGAGTGTCTCGGGGCCGACCTCCCGCTCGTGGAGCGCCACCCAGCCGGCTTGCGGGATGCCGGCGTGGCCGCACAGCTCCTTGGCGACCGCCTTGTCCATGGCGACTGCGGATCCCAGCACGCCGCTGCCGACGTAGGGGAGGCCGCTCATCTCCAGCAGCCCCTGCACGGTGCCGTCCTCGCCGTTGGGCCCGTGCAGCAGCGGGAGCACCACCGTCGCCAGCGCGTCGCCATGCACGTTGTCGCTGGTGTGGCGCAGGTGGCCGATCGGGTCGACGTGGTCGCCCGACACGGTGAGGGCCTTGGCCTCGGCGCCGTCCAGCGCCGGGAGGCCCTGCAGTTGCAGCCAGCGCCCGTTGCGGGCGATGCCGATCAGATGGACGTCGTAGCGGTCGGGATCGAGCGCAGCCAACACGTTGCGGGCGGTCACCCGGGAGACGTCGTGTTCGGCGGATTGGCCGCCAAAGAGCACCACCAGGCGCACCCGCTGTGGGAGGTCGACACGTCCCGACCTCGGCGTCGGGCGGTTGGTGCCACCGACCGGGTCTGCTTCGCCGGCGGTCGCCGGACCTTCGTGTGCCACTGGATCGGCCATGTCACGCTCCGCGCTGGTCGGTCATCGGTCGAGGGGAGGGGTTCGCCGTGCTGATGTTGCACCGCTCGCCGGGCCCCGAGACTACGCAATCGGGCTCTGGAGGCGGGAAGGCGTCGCCTGCCGGCGGGGGGAGGCCGGTCGGTGCGACCGGCCGGCCGTGTGGCGGTTCAGGACTGAGGTCGGAACGGTCGATCGTGGGAGACTGAGGGCATGCAGGTACCCCTCGCTGCGCTGACCAGTCCTCTTCGCGCCACCTTGATCGGCGCCGATGCCACGATCGACCGGGTCATCACCGATTCCCGCCTGGCCCGGCCCGGCGACCTGTTCGTGCCGCTGGTCGCCGAGCGCGACGGTCACGACTTCGTCGCCGCCGCTCTGGCCGCTGGGGCGACGGCGGCGCTGTCGGAGCGCGGCACCGACGATCTGGGGCTCGACCACGACGCCCGCCTGCTGCTGGTGGCCCACACCGGGGCGGCGCTGAACGACCTGGCCCGCTTCGCCCGGGACCGCATGTCGGCCCGCGTCATCGGCGTCACCGGTTCGGTGGGCAAGACGACCGTGAAGGATCTGATGGCGGGGGTGTTGGGAGCGCATCTGGTCACCTCGGCGAGCGAGCGGTCGTTCAACAACGAGATCGGCGTCCCGCTGACCCTGTGCAATGCGCCCGACGACGTCGAAGCGCTGGTGGTGGAGATGGGCGCCCGGGGCCCAGGCCACATCGCAGCGCTGTGCGAGCTGGCCCAGCCGCAGGTGGGCGTGGTCACCGTGGTCGCCGGAGCGCACCTGGAGCTCTTCGGCGATCTGGCCGGTGTGGCGGTGGCCAAGGGCGAGCTGATCGAGGCCCTGCCCGCTGATGGCACCGCGGTGCTCAACGCCGACGATCCGCTCGTCGCCGCCATGGCCGGTCGCAGCGCAGCGCCGGTGCTCACCTTCGGGCGCTCGGCAGGCGACGTACGTGCCAGCGACGTCGCTCTGGGCGACGACCTGCGGGCATCCTTCCTGCTGAGCAGTCCCTGGGGGTCGGCGCCGGTGCGCCTGGCGATCGCCGGCGAGCATCACGTCACCAATGCGTTGGCGGCGGCGGCGGTCGCCCTCGACGCCGGAATCGCGGTGGAGGCGTTGGCCGAGGCGCTGGGGACATCGACGATCAGCCCGTGGCGCATGGAGGTGGTGACCACCCCCGGGGGGGCCACGTTGATCAACGATGCCTACAACGCCAACCCCACGTCGATGAGCGCCGCCCTGACGGCGCTGGCGGCGCTGCCCGCCCGCCGCAAGGTGGCGGTGCTCGGCGAGATGGCCGAGCTGGGGGCGGACGCCGAGGCGCTGCATCACGAGATGGTCGCCCAGGCCCGCAGCCTCGACATCGAGGTGGTCGCTGTCAGCACCGGGGCCTATGGGGTCGACGGGGTGCAACCGACGGACGCGGTCGCAGCCTTGGCATCGCTCGGCGAGGGCGAGGCAGCGCTGGTCAAGGGCAGCCGGGTTGCGGGTCTCGAACAGATCGTCAGTCGAGTACTGGCCGGGTAAGGGGCCGACGCTCGGGAAGCTGGTTGCGATCGAGGTTGCCCACCTTGGTGAGCGCCAGCGCGACCACCGCCCCAAACAGCAGCACCGGCGTGCCGCCGACCCGGTCGATCACCGGACCGGCGAGCAGGCTGCCGACCGGCACCAGCCCGGCCCAGGCGATCATCCACAGGCCCATCACCCTGCCCCTGTGCTCGTCGTCGACCTCCTCCTGAAGGGTGGTCGACAGCGCCGTCACCAGGGTGAAGTAGAAGAAGCCGAGCGCAAAGACGATGAAGTGGGCGGCGACCGGGTCGTGGGTGAACGCAAACGCTGCGAGCGTGACGGCGAAGGCGGGTAGGGCGAACAGCGGCACCCGGTGCAGCGGTCGTCCGCCCAGGACGGTTCCCAGCAGGATGGCGCCGCCGGCCGCTCCCAACCCGAAGGCGGCAAACAGGCGGTAGAAGGCGCTGCCGGTGATGCCCAGCTGGTTCTCGGCCAGGCCGGGCAGCTGGTAGATGAATACCAGCGAGCACAGCGAGAACAGGCTGACGATGCCCAGCACCCGGCGCAGCACCGGATCCTGGCGGGCGGTGTCCAGCCCCTCTCGGAAGCGGGCCCACGGTCCCACCGCCCCATCGGTTGGAGGCGTAAACGCCACCTTGGCGGCGCCGACCGCAGCGATGACGAACACGTACGTGCCGGCGTTGATCAGGAAGATCCAGCCGGTGCCCAGCGAGGAGACGAGGGCGGCCAGCAGCGGGCCGAGCACCCGAGACCCGTTCATCGCCGCCGAGTTGACCGCCACGGCGCCGGACAGGTCCCGACGGTCGACCAGGTGGGGGAGGAGGGCGCCGTTGGACGGCGCGATCAGTGCGTTGGCCATGCCGATCCCCAGCACGATCAGCACCAGCGCCCAGGGCGGCGGGTGACCGCTCCAGGCGACCATGGCCAGCACCACCGACAGGCTTCCCTGTACGGCGGACCCGGCCATGATGATGTGGCGGCGGTCAAAGCGATCGGCCAGCACCCCGCCGACCGGCGAGGCGAGCAGCATCGGCCCCAGCTGGGCGAAGGACACCAATCCGACGAAGGCGCCGGAGTGCGTCAGCTGGTTGGCCAGAGCGATCAACGTGACGTTCTGCATCCAGGTGCCGATGTTGGATGCAAAGGCCCCAGCGGCGACGCGGCGAAAGGCCTGGTGGCTTAGCGCCGCCCCGACGGTCCCGTGGCGCCGTTCGTTGCGGGCGCCGGCGCTTCGACGACGTCGTAGGCGCAGTGTTGGCTCGGCCAGCGCCGTCGGATCCTCCACCGTGGAGGGCAGATCGGCGCCGCTCAGCTCGTGATCGGCAACAGGAGAAGCTGAGGTGGAGGTGGAGGTGGCTGGGGGAGGGTTCATGGGAGTCGTCGGAGCACCGCTCAACCCAAGAAGCACATCTCAGAACCGTACGGTGTCAGAGCGATGATACGGCACCTCCGTCCGGCCGTGACCGGAGGAACCCCGTTTCGGTTTGGTCATCTGTCACAACTGCCACTTTATGGTGGGTCCTGGCATTCTCGGCCTGACGGCTCATCGGCCGGCAGGGGGGGGCCGAACCAAACCAACATCCCCGTTCGACGTACCCTGGGTGGATGGAGACCGGTCACAGCGCGACGGAGCGCGATTGGTACCGAGTCCTCGGAGTCGACCGTCAGGCGGGCGGGGACAGCATCCGCGTGGCCTATCGGGAGTTGGCGTGGCGTCTCCATCCCGATCGTCAGGAGACTCCCGGCGCTTCCGGGAGCCTCTCCGACGCCGAGCGCCGGGTGGCCGAGCGGCGCATGCGCGAGGTCAACGAGGCCTTCAGAGTGTTGGGTGAGCCCGCTCGTCGGCGCGCCTACGATCACGCCCGATTCGGGACCGACAGCTCGGAGCGCTCGGGCCGGGCTGCCTCCAGCAGCACCGCATCAGGTGGAACACGCCCGTCATCGGGCGGTCGAACCGGTGGTTCGGGTCGCCCGAGGGGTGCCGGCGGGCAGGTTCACACCGAACGTCAGCGCCGCGCGGCGGTCGAGGTGACCGAGGAACACGACGACGATTTGGTGGACGTCGCCGGCGACGGCGTGCACGGGCTTCTGTTCTCGCGGTTGGTGCCGGCTTTGGTGGCGGTGCTTCTGCTGGGGATCGTCGTGTTCAGCGCGTTTGCCGGCGGAGGCATCAAAGACCCATCAACAGATGACCCCGGGTGCGTGCTGGGCAACACGCTGGTCGACTGCGCCAAGCCCAACGACGGGCGCATCGTCGGCCTCGCCGACGCCGCCCATCGCTGCCCTGCCGGGTCGCGGCTGGTCAAGCTGGCCGCCGAGTACTGCGTCGAGTCGTAATCGCCCCTCGGACACGGTGGTTCCGACCTTGGCGTGGTACCCGGAGCACGGGTATGGTTTGCCGCTTCGGGGCCCATAGCTCAGCTGGTTAGAGCGCTGCCTTCACACGGCAGAGGTCAGAGGTTCGAGTCCTCTTGGGCCCACTCCACGTTGCGGCGGAGCATCGGTCTCTGGGGTCGAGCGGAGGCCGACGAGAAGTTCTCCCAGTCGCCATCGATGGCCCGGACGTCGTCGTAGTCCATGATCGACCAGTAGCGGCCCGCAGATTCGATCTCGTTGAAGTGAACGGGGCCGTCGGCCCGTAGCCGAACATAGTGGTCACTGTTCGCCGAGCTTCGGTCCGGGCACGGCCCCGGCAGCCCGTCGCTTCCGGGCAACCGTGCCCCGATTTAGTGAGTTCGCCCGAGAATTGGTGCGCGAGCACCCGTCCGCGTGGCATGGTTCTCAGTCGCTACATTTGGATAGGTGAGATAACCCATGGAACGGTTCTGGCGCTCAGCAGGGATACAGCTAGGCAGGTACTGGTGGGCGGTGTTCGGCGCCATGTTGGCCATCACGGTGTTGCTTGCGTTCGGGCTGACCCGGCTCGAGTTCGCAACCGGCCAGGACAGCTACCTCAACCAGGACTCCCAGATCGCCATCGACAACGTGCGCTATCAGGCGGACTTCGGTGGCGAGACCGCCATCGTGTTGTTCCAGGCCCAGGAGGGCCACGACATCACCGAGCTCTTTCAGGGTGCGAACCTCGAGGAGCTGAAGCGCCTGGAGGCCGAGCTGCGGGATATCCCCGAGGTCTACGCGGTGCTCGCGCCGCTGACCGCGGTGCAGTACTCCGAGGCGATTGTGACCGAAGGGGTCGGCACCAACGCTCTGCTTTCGGCCGCCGAACGGGACCCTGATCCCAAGGCCAAGGAAATCCGCCAGGCGGACATCTCAACCACGTTGGCACGGCTCAACTCGGTGCAAACCAAGGACATGTCCAATCCGGACTGGGTCAACTTCCTGTTGTTCGACAACACCGGTTTCGCCGTTGAGGGCGACGAGGTCGTTCCACCTGCGGCCGAGGACCGCAACGTACGGGGTTCACTGCAGTCGACGTTCCCGAACCTGCAGACCGCTGTTGGCGGTGTGGTCATCGAGGGCAACGCCAGCCTCGACACGCTGTCGAACGTCACCCAGGCGACCCTCGACATCGTCTCGGACGCCAACTTCGAGGGCTTCGACGTGATCACCACGGGCTCCCCGGTGTTCCTCAAGGACATCAACGACTACCTGCAAGGCGGCATGCTCACCCTCGGCGCCGCTGCGGTGGCGATCATGGCCGTGATCCTGCTGTTGATGTTTCGGGTGCGGTGGCGCCTGCTGCCCCTGCTGAGCGTGCTGGTCGGGGTGGTCTGGGCGTTCGCAATCCTGGGTCTGATCAACGTGAACCTGTCGCTGGTCACCATCTCGGGTCTCCCCATCCTGATCGGACTCGGGATCGACTTCGCCATCCAGATCCAGAACCGCGTCGAGGAGGAGGTGGTGTTGGACAAACCGACCCATCCCATCTCGGAGACGCTTGCGAACCTGGCGCCCGCCCTGATCGTCGCCACAGTCGCCGGGATGCTGGCGTTCCTGGCGTTGTTGATCTCCCAGGTGCCCATGATCCGCGACTTCGGCGTGATGCTGGCGGTCGGCGTGATGGTGCTGGTGGCGGTCGGCATCGTGTTGCCCACCGCCGTGTTGGGTATCAGGGAGTGGAAGCAGCGCACCGTTCAACGGGGCACCTCCATCCCCGAGCGGATCGTCGTGTGGCTCGGTGGGCTCCCCGCCAAGTCAGCTGTGCCGCTGTTGTTGGCGTCGGTGCTGTTGTTCATCGCAGGCGTGGCCTTCGAGGGCAGCATCCGGATCGAATCGGATCCCGTGCGTTGGATCAACCAGTCGAGCCAGACCGTCAAGGACGTCGACACCCTCGAGGAGGCCACCGGCTTCTCGTCCAACCTGGGGGTGCTGGTGAGCGCCAACAACGTGCTCGCCCAGCCTGTGGCCGATGTGGTGTTCGACTTCACCGAGGATGCCGAAGCGACCGACGACGTCGTGGCTTCTTCGAGCGTCGAGAACACGATCGCCAAGATCATCAACGTTCCAGGCGCTACTCCGTTGGCCCCACGTCCGAGGATCTGGTCGCCGCGACGGAGGTGATGCCCCCGATGTCGAGGCGCTGCTGCTCAAAGCCGACCGGGCCGCCACACAGGTCAACCTCCGCCTCGCTCCCGCCAGCCTCGAGGAGCGTGCTGTGGTGGTGGAACGCCTCGAAGCCGACCTGACCGAGCGCATCGCGGAGCTCGACCTGCCGGAGGACTCGGTCCTTCTCGCCGAGCTCGAGGACGGTGACCCCCCCATCAGGGCAACCCCCTCGGGCTTGGCCGTGGTCGGTGTCGGCCTGTTGCAGAACCTGTCCGCCAACCGCGCCATCCTCACCTATCTGGGCCTGGCACTGGTTGCGCTGTGGTTGCTGGTACGCCACCGCAGTCCGGCGCGAGCGCTGCTGACGATGATCCCCATCGGCCTCGCCGTCGGTGTGTCCACTGCGATCGTCGGGGCGGTCGGGCTCACCCTTTCACCGCTCACGACCGTGTCGGGTCCGCTGGTGATAGCGACCTGCACCGAGTTCTCGGTGCTGATCATGGCCCGATTCCTCGAAGAGCGACAGCGAGGTCTCCAACCGGCCGAAGCCTCGGAGCAAGCCGCCCGACGCACCGGGCGCGCGTTCTTCACCTCTGCGATGACCACCATCGGAGGTTTCGCCGTCTTGATCGGCTCCGCCCTGCCGCTGCTGCGCGACTTCGGAATCATCGTGACGCTCAACGTGGCCATCGCCCTGCTGGCTGCGCTGGTCGCCATGCCCCCGATCCTGCAATGGGCTGACGCCAAGGGCTACCTCGACACCGGCGAGTACGCCCCGGAAGCGGCGGTGGTGCTCGCCTCGAAACCGACGGGTGCGCGCTTGGCCGTGTGGATCGTCAGCGTCGTGATCGTCGCTGCAACGGCGGTGGGTTTGTTCCTCGCAGCCGACACGGCGAGCGGGGACACCACGGAGATCAACTACGTGCCCCAGGAACTGCCGGCCACGCCCGCTGCGGGACCGGAGGGTGAGCCACCTGGCTAAGTGACGATCGACGTCGCCGACCGCCCCGGCGATGTGACCGCCGGCCTGTGAGTCTTGTCATCAACGTTGCCGATCCGGACACCGCCTGCCCGCCAATAGGGGCAGCGTGCTCTCCTCTAGACTTTTCGATTGGCGAAGTTTTCTGTCGCCACCCTGGCAGCCGAGAATGAGGTCCAGTGAAACTCACGAACGAGACCACACATCAGTCCGCTGAGAGACCTGCGTCCGTCATGTTGAGACAGAGCTACAAGCGCAGGTTCAACGTGGCCGAGATGTACGACGCGCTCGTGTTCGTACCGCGAGCGGCGCTGTCGCTGATCAACAACCGCAAAAACTCCATCGTCGACATACACCTCGTAGAACGGCTGCAGCTTGCAGTGACCGAGGTCAACGGTTGTGCAGCCTGCTCCTACGCACACACGAAGATGGCCCTACGCGAAGGGATGAACGGCGAGGAAATTGCCTCCTTCCTGAGTGGGAGCACCGATTTCATACGACCGGACTGACGTTCCGCACTTCTCCGGGGCGTTGTAACCGCATTTGGGTGACCGGGTTGGGGTGGCGGTCAGGTGGTGTAGGTGGTGGTGGGGATGTCGAGGAGTTGAAGGATCTGGTGTTGTTGGGGGGTGAGGTCGGGCTGGAACGTTTGGATGGTGGTGCCGGTGTGGTCGGTGAGGTGGTGGCGTGCGACACCGGCGAAGATTTGGAGGATTCGTTGGGCTGATGGTGCGGTGCAGGGCCGGTGTTCGGGGTAGAGCGGGATGTCGGCCAGGTTGAGGTCGGCCATGTTGTTGCGGATATGTCGTTCGATGAGCGCGCCGGTGAGGAGCGCGAGGAACTGGCAGAGCAGCAGCGCTTCGATTCGGTGGACGTTTTGGAGGTAGACGGGGGCGACGGCTTGGTGGCCTTTGAGGAGGTGGTTTCGGCGTTCGAGGTTGGGTTGGTAGCGGTAGGCGGCGAGGACTTCGGCATCGGTGAGATGTTGGTCGTTGGTGATGAGCGGGAAACAGCCGTCGCTGGCGGCGTCGTGTGCGATGAGGGTTTCGTTGGTGTGGAAGACGAGCCGGTGGCGAGTCGACACGATCTTGCGGTAGTTGGTGTTGGGGCCTGGTCGGCCCCGCTTCTCCTGTTTGAGCTTGGTGGTGGTGTCTTCGGTGATGGTGTAGCCAACCCAGCGGGCGGCGCCCGTTGCCTTGAGTGCGGCGTCGGCTGCGGTCTGGACGGCGACCTTGGTTTTCATTCGGGTTTTTGGGGAGAGCAGTCGTTGGTTGAGGTCGTCGAGCGCTGTGATGCCTTTGGAGATCCGGTCGGTTCGCGAGTCGGCGTCCCGGTCGGTTTTGGTGGAGGACCGGACCCAGATGATCCGGTAGCCCTCGATCGAGGGTCCGGCCGGGTTGGTGGTGGTGTGCCAGGTCTCGGCGGGGTTGCCCTGTCGGCCGGCGGGCCGCCGGTGGGCTTCGGTCCAGGTGGTGACCGGGTGGGTGGCGATCCGGTCGCGGAACTGGTGGTCTTCTTTCCGGGTGCGGGGCAGGATCGTGACGAACCGGCCGCCGCGGCTCGCGATGTGGTCCATCGCCGGACGGTTCGCGAGTTTCGAGTCGGCCACATACAGAAAGTCGGTTCTGCCGACCAGTGCGGCGAGTCCGTCCCAGGTGGGGATGTGGGTGGGGTCGTCGCCGGTGTTGCCGTCGAGAACCCGGAACGCGACGGGGACGGCGCCGTCGGCTGACACGGTGAGCACACACAACAGCTGTTTCAAGTCTGGGCGGTGGTCCTTGTTGTGCCCGTACGTGATTGTCGGGGTTGCCTGGTCGCCACGGGTTTGGCCGGTCGCTTGGTGGTAGCCGCCGGAGAACGTGACGGTCGTCGAGTCGTTGTGCAACTGCTCCATGTTGATGTCGAACTCGCGGACCGCGGCCAACACCGTTCGGGTGATCAGGCTGGCCCGATCCGCGCCGAAGAGCCGGTCCAACATCCGGCCGGTCCGGTCGTCGTTCAACCCGTCCACATCCGCTGCGGTCATGCCGAACAGGGACGGGTCGAACCCGCCGCCCATTCGCCCAACGCGTAGATCGGCTGGTGGTCGATGGTCAGGTTCCGGACCAACAGCCCAATCACCACAGCAGGGTCCAACCGGAGTCGGGCGTCGTTCGCTGGGAGGTGGGCGTCGATGATCGCGTCGAGACTCATCCGGGCCAGGAAATGGTTGACGATCGGCAGGGCCCCCAACGTTTCGGTGCGAAGCGTGAACGGCCCCGACTCGCTTTGAACCATGTGCGGCCTCGATCCCTGAGGAGGGTCCTTGACGGCCCGTCCGTTGGCAGACAGTATACCTACTGTCTGCTCGTCAGAACGCGGATGCACACCGAGCCCGGAGACAGACGTGGCCACACGCCTCGAGCAGTATCAACACCAGTACGAACAGCTTCAAGCCGAACTCGCCGACGTCGGGTTCACCTGCCAGGGCAGCGTCCTGGAGCGCTACACATCATGCGGGAACCCAAACTGTCGCTGCCAAGCCGACCCACCCCAACGCCACGGCCCCTACTGGCAATGGACCCGCAAAGTCGCCAACAAGACCGTCACCGTACGGCTCACCCCCGACGAGGCCGCCCTCTACAAAGAATGGATCGCCAACAACCGCCGGCTCCGACGGATCATCGCCGACATGGACAAGACCTCAGCCAAAGCCCGCAAAATCCTGCTCAACCATGCCGCCAAGACCACCGGCTAGAACACCGTCAGCCCCGGCCCAACAAATGCCGACCTAACACCTCCGAGAAGTGCGGAACGTCAGACCGGAAGAAGCGAAGGCCATCATTTTCGCTCAGCACTTTGCGGATACGGGGGGCCATCCCAAGAGCTACGCCTACGACTCGCTGGTTGATGAATACGGCAGCGAGTCGGCTCAGGTCATGCTTTCGGCTGCTCAGGTCATGCTCGCCGGCAACGTGTA encodes:
- a CDS encoding MMPL family transporter, translating into MERLEADLTERIAELDLPEDSVLLAELEDGDPPIRATPSGLAVVGVGLLQNLSANRAILTYLGLALVALWLLVRHRSPARALLTMIPIGLAVGVSTAIVGAVGLTLSPLTTVSGPLVIATCTEFSVLIMARFLEERQRGLQPAEASEQAARRTGRAFFTSAMTTIGGFAVLIGSALPLLRDFGIIVTLNVAIALLAALVAMPPILQWADAKGYLDTGEYAPEAAVVLASKPTGARLAVWIVSVVIVAATAVGLFLAADTASGDTTEINYVPQELPATPAAGPEGEPPG
- a CDS encoding carboxymuconolactone decarboxylase family protein, encoding MYDALVFVPRAALSLINNRKNSIVDIHLVERLQLAVTEVNGCAACSYAHTKMALREGMNGEEIASFLSGSTDFIRPD
- a CDS encoding IS1634 family transposase, with protein sequence MTAADVDGLNDDRTGRMLDRLFGADRASLITRTVLAAVREFDINMEQLHNDSTTVTFSGGYHQATGQTRGDQATPTITYGHNKDHRPDLKQLLCVLTVSADGAVPVAFRVLDGNTGDDPTHIPTWDGLAALVGRTDFLYVADSKLANRPAMDHIASRGGRFVTILPRTRKEDHQFRDRIATHPVTTWTEAHRRPAGRQGNPAETWHTTTNPAGPSIEGYRIIWVRSSTKTDRDADSRTDRISKGITALDDLNQRLLSPKTRMKTKVAVQTAADAALKATGAARWVGYTITEDTTTKLKQEKRGRPGPNTNYRKIVSTRHRLVFHTNETLIAHDAASDGCFPLITNDQHLTDAEVLAAYRYQPNLERRNHLLKGHQAVAPVYLQNVHRIEALLLCQFLALLTGALIERHIRNNMADLNLADIPLYPEHRPCTAPSAQRILQIFAGVARHHLTDHTGTTIQTFQPDLTPQQHQILQLLDIPTTTYTT
- a CDS encoding DUF4277 domain-containing protein, whose amino-acid sequence is MVQSESGPFTLRTETLGALPIVNHFLARMSLDAIIDAHLPANDARLRLDPAVVIGLLVRNLTIDHQPIYALGEWAAGSTRPCSA